One window of the Penaeus vannamei isolate JL-2024 chromosome 31, ASM4276789v1, whole genome shotgun sequence genome contains the following:
- the LOC113817317 gene encoding uncharacterized protein isoform X1 codes for METGGLRADKDTESCYADGLGNLSSKTDSQVFDLVIDPLTDFKGEEILNFSSSPQESYNLILPEKRQESPDASLSTPDSESTEISSSLSQNEDKQKGLFPLSSPLPSSQNLLDGLIDSHLWTSDVSLANDSFGDGASGTSKGVGGSSNPRRLVVAEVHRFGCHPPCAGSPHDLASCPVAAASVTHDACQYQDCNPKLRQNTKNEADPLKVLSEASSALALTETLIGPLRIPPVSQEVLDQVLCTMEKKTIKQVSAANGGSPVVNAVTEKTSVLHPYSFPEPVNTKDIHTGKLLGSLQSVLQPKVHQLSTTKLQSFNPAGNGHPDDVLMKNITSADVQAGVTEPLRQNSVVSLPEEQRSEQLVRKNSRVITVPVGMSDHGPVEVYREVHQYPAGVITTTVEKRSYIGQSESEHRPPSGPAKRKCRSRKLKQKRADHHASQSSVASGSSAGTSVASGSTLISQSSSELTPISRSQASSSKTSLNDARSDAAGPITRPVLSAAIMQMRQALEHVSNASDNHSDKSSGGAELSSNFSDTSSNLSTLSDLSGYEDEYIRIKRLVSDAVIPPDDYKKLVSKANSKSATSKPVPVVDYEKIIRDLQAQKEDLEIQLHRLSIQVQNAVREKELYQQQLELMQTKITETNQKQYFEVLKQRANLEGQLEMLKQELENTVYEKNQLQSKISEAVKESEASKDAATTAKDAESKMSARLQKYEDANKNLEENLRNAEEKIQRISKDYENSQSLIKDHISKNEQLEMRISQFMDSETNMKAELDGLKARLSQVQEDCEVKTKAQIQAETAANKSAMELQKSNASSLWYQEQLQIAQAARAKLQQDLLDTKSSLAKITSEKDTLEITVQTMKREAEDGQARAVREKASLVAHLEALQADMAEREALVSQLERDRGSDTKLMEDRRQRLEQDRQRIHKLRLDLADTERQLDFVKDDLRHKCSLLTRYENELKDLRTSEAVNQEVLGERDIRISNLEQTVDELKSSLSKHQEEGKTKDASINMLKEEKLKLEVRLAAASNEKKEVDDAIIKVREDMTKLSSSFYRMKHDLAAKDRQIEVHKKEAEELLKARTQIEKKYEALEKKTIEDEEKKKLVKEMSELKQEIKELSSAREKAESEQVGLKQVLKSLEIEKKGLGEAVRLREEQIQNMQGSVENYREAILKKDEELYVAHEQNSSLEKTYIELRRQWEALKEETLALRQESEAYMEHEKLQKREKAELKESIQKERKLKQNMERKIESLVKLHEEEKAKILSEKQSNEKLVAELTKALQIEKDERSKVTEKKEVIEQTHSALLKELQLLKEEKSQLQGKLNEEIKELDKFTRSHKEKEDIITSLKTQLDTISKTHQDTKKNLVHLQEEKDLSVRELTSKLQMKIGELDTMKKTHSDAQSLISRINQEKNRLNEQVTQLLAENTHLKKTPIVNATLVKDSAAANENKEGGKKKGGKNIDNLQREILVLQTKVRESDTKLKEVLKQKEGLESTMKNTKKESLLMRAKMKEFESLKSKCKELEACKEKLKDYEAFNLKLKDLETKIENQEKDITTLNSSLNETSGQNSILKEREDELCLRIDSLNKEKEDLQQKISNLEELNQQSHENIMQYQVQLKHAEAEKEEWMAKFESLRDCIPERDTSTQPAVQLGFSGRGSSADQTFSKSQERLGMSGMDHDSTQGLVPGTPMNNLGYLCESPHATVTNGTQFDKTMADLQAQVNLTSKALQDKEEQIQNLQHRLSIYKEEARAPCLSSSSVNSQVAVESVLEDSVPESVYKKKIHDLLQKIEQLRVSGETEVCDSNSGKSAETNSSEIQMMTAKVKSMECEAESKNSELEEVKTKMGVMTKEFQEKQRRYESNVRLLTRKLKEHMKGRKSAEKEMQTQAEDHQRILNEEQQRYSVLRCRYIELEGRSEALEGQVASLESEVEEVRGALERSREEAYDHHNNTLQLQKEIGRLQELGKTSDNLRQEVLSLKETIAQRDQQLKKMELELRLGQEELQKAHSSSSTVSEKMATKEKELDDVRLLKEQLEIEIQTLNQTLKTKEQDLSGAEARITELESKNAQLQNSVKEIDSRTQQISSEMQKVKEEKLLLTNELQNTKTQLQDSVAKIAAFESQIMVVEGQLKASSEEVNQVKEQLDAKVASHQMTVEQLEQSVARARQEVAALTAQLSQVQRERVSYQTQAMELRTALHTALGQLKIQKAEREAQEAEESTISSEAGVIPSPSPLDLTSLTQLMERSARPPRSTLPLTSLETCLSSLKQEVAILQTQLHNKQEALARESMLDTADDPVEEGKEPVPVQKPVDDTNQSTVQDI; via the exons TATCAAGATTGTAACCCAAAGCTAAGACAAAACACCAAAAATGAGGCAGATCCTTTGAAGGTGCTGAGTGAGGCATCATCTGCTTTGGCTCTCACGGAAACACTGATAG GTCCTCTTAGGATCCCCCCAGTGTCACAGGAAGTCCTAGATCAAGTTCTGTGCACCATGGAGAAAAAGACGATAAAGCAGGTATCTGCTGCAAATGGAGGTTCTCCTGTGGTTAATGCAGttacagagaagactagtgtttTGCATCCATATAGCTTCCCTGAACCAGTTAACACAAAAGATATTCACACAGGGAAGTTGTTAGGCTCACTGCAATCTGTTCTCCAACCCAAAGTGCATCAGCTTTCCACCACTAAGTTGCAGTCATTTAATCCAGCTGGGAATGGTCACCCTGATGATGTCCTCATGAAGAACATAACATCTGCAGATGTTCAAGCCGGAGTGACAGAACCTTTAAGACAGAACAGTGTTGTATCACTGCCAGAGGAACAGAGATCGGAACAGCTGGTTAGAAAGAACAGTCGAGTTATTACTGTTCCTGTTGGTATGAGTGATCATGGACCAGTTGAAGTTTACCGAGAAGTGCATCAGTATCCAGCAGGTGTTATCACAACTACAGTAGAAAAACGATCATACATTGGGCAGAGCGAGTCAGAACACCGTCCCCCCTCAGGGCCTGCAAAGCGAAAGTGCCGTTCAAGGAAACTGAAGCAGAAGCGTGCTGACCATCATGCCTCCCAATCCTCTGTAGCCAGTGGATCTTCAGCTGGTACATCAGTGGCAAGTGGAAGTACACTCATTTCTCAAAGCAGTTCTGAGCTCACACCTATCTCACGTAGTCAAGCCTCATCATCAAAAACCAGTCTCAATGATGCAAGAAGTGATGCAGCAGGACCTATAACAAGACCAGTACTCTCTGCAGCAATTATGCAGATGCGGCAGGCTTTAGAACATGTATCAAATGCTTCTGACAATCACTCGGACAAATCTAGTGGTGGAGCAGAACTTTCTTCAAACTTTTCAGACACCTCATCcaatttatcaacattatctgaTCTGAGTGGGTATGAGGATGAGTATATTAGGATTAAACGCCTTGTGTCAGATGCTGTGATACCTCCAGATGACTATAAAAAACTTGTAAGTAAAGCAAACAGTAAATCAGCCACATCAAAACCGGTGCCAGTTGTAGATTATGAAAAGATTATTAGGGATCTTCAAGCACAGAAAGAGGATTTAGAGATACAACTTCACAGATTATCCATCCAAGTCCAAAAtgcagtaagagaaaaagaactgTATCAGCAACAACTTGAGCTGATGCAGACGAAAATAACTGAGACAAACCAGAAACAATATTTTGAGGTATTAAAACAAAGAGCAAATTTAGAGGGACAGTTGGAAATGCTGAAACAAGAACTTGAAAATACTGTGTATGAGAAGAATCAGTTGCAGTCCAAAATATCTGAGGCTGTGAAGGAATCTGAAGCCAGTAAAGATGCAGCTACTACTGCAAAGGATGCAGAATCAAAGATGAGTGCAAGATTACAAAAGTATGAAGATGCTAATAAGAACCTGGAGGAGAATCTCAGAAATGCAGAAGAGAAGATTCAGAGAATATCTAAGGATTATGAGAACTCACAGTCACTAATCAAAGATCACATTTCAAAGAATGAGCAATTAGAGATGAGAATAAGCCAGTTTATGGATTCAGAAACCAACATGAAAGCTGAGTTAGATGGTCTGAAGGCTCGGTTATCACAGGTCCAAGAGGATTGTGAGGTCAAAACAAAGGCACAAATCCAGGCAGAAACTGCTGCTAATAAATCTGCAATGGAACTGCAAAAATCCAATGCTTCCAGCCTTTGGTATCAGGAACAGTTACAGATCGCACAAGCTGCAAGAGCAAAACTACAGCAAGATCTTTTGGATACAAAGTCAAGCTTAGCCAAAATTACATCAGAGAAAGATACATTAGAGATAACAGTACAAACCATGAAGCGGGAGGCAGAGGATGGGCAAGCAAGAGCAGTACGAGAGAAAGCCTCTCTGGTTGCGCACCTTGAAGCTCTTCAGGCTGACATGGCAGAGCGTGAGGCACTTGTCTCTCAGCTGGAGCGGGATCGTGGCAGTGACACAAAACTTAtggaagacagaagacagagactaGAGCAGGATAGGCAGCGAATACATAAACTTCGATTAGATCTTGCTGATACTGAGAGGCAGCTTGACTTTGTCAAAGATGACCTAAGGCATAAGTGTAGCTTATTAACAAGATATGAAAATGAATTGAAGGATTTAAGGACATCTGAAGCTGTTAATCAGGAAGTTCTTGGTGAAAGAGACATTCGCATATCAAATCTTGAGCAAACTGTGGATGAACTAAAGTCTTCTTTAAGCAAACATCAAGAGGAAGGTAAGACCAAAGATGCATCAATAAATATGCTGAAGGAAGAAAAACTAAAGCTTGAGGTGAGACTTGCAGCAGCAagtaatgagaagaaagaagtagatgaTGCTATTATCAAAGTAAGAGAGGACATGACAAAGCTTTCCTCGAGCTTCTATAGAATGAAGCATGATCTGGCAGCTAAGGACCGACAGATTGAAGTAcacaagaaagaggcagaggaactCTTGAAAGCAAGaacacaaatagagaaaaaatatgaagctTTAGAAAAGAAGACCattgaagatgaagagaaaaagaaacttgTGAAGGAGATGAGTGAActtaaacaagaaataaaagaattgtCATCAGCCAGAGAAAAAGCTGAATCAGAGCAAGTTGGGCTGAAACAAGTTCTGAAATCtctagaaatagagaaaaagggttTGGGTGAGGCTGTTCGATTGCGGGAGGAGCAGATCCAAAATATGCAGGGAAGTGTAGAAAACTATAGAGAAGCTATCCTTAAGAAGGATGAGGAACTGTATGTAGCTCATGAACAAAACTCGTCCCTCGAGAAGACCTACATAGAGTTACGCAGACAGTGGGAAGCGTTGAAGGAAGAGACGTTGGCCCTAAGGCAAGAGTCAGAAGCATATATGGAACATGAAAAGctgcagaagagagaaaaagcggaACTTAAGGAGAGCatacagaaggaaaggaagttaAAACAGAATATGGAAAGGAAGATTGAGAGTCTAGTTAAGTTGCatgaggaagaaaaggcaaaaatTTTGTCAGAGAAGCAAAGTAATGAAAAATTAGTTGCTGAATTGACTAAGGCACTCCAAAttgaaaaggatgaaagaagCAAGGTAACTGAAAAGAAAGAAGTTATTGAGCAAACACACAGTGCATTGTTAAAAGAACTTCAGTtgttaaaggaagaaaagagtcaGTTACAAGGTAaactaaatgaagaaataaaagaattagaTAAATTCACTAGGTCtcataaggaaaaggaggacatTATAACCTCCTTAAAGACACAATTAGATACCATCTCTAAAACCCACCAGGACACTAAGAAAAACCTTGTACATTTGCAGGAGGAGAAAGACCTAAGTGTCAGAGAGCTGACGAGTAAGTTACAGATGAAAATAGGAGAACTGGATACTATGAAGAAGACCCATAGTGATGCACAGTCACTGATATCAAGAATAAATCAGGAGAAAAATAGATTAAATGAACAAGTCACTCAGCTCCTTGCTGAGAACACTCACCTGAAGAAAACACCTATTGTAAATGCAACTTTAGTGAAGGACTCTGCAGCTGCAAATGAAAACAAGGAAGGAGGCaaaaagaaaggtggaaaaaatatagataatctaCAAAGAGAAATCTTGGTATTGCAAACCAAGGTTCGTGAGAGTGACACAAAGCTGAAGGAAGTCTTAAAACAAAAGGAAGGTTTAGAATCTACCATGAAAAACACCAAGAAAGAAAGCTTATTAATGCGAGCAAAAATGAAAGAGTTTGAGTCTCTAAAATCAAAATGCAAGGAGTTGGAAGCTTGTAAAGAGAAGCTGAAAGACTATGAAGCCTTTAACCTGAAGCTTAAAGatttagaaacaaaaatagagaatcAGGAGAAAGATATAACCACCCTGAATTCTTCCTTGAATGAAACATCTGGTCAAAACAGCAttctaaaagaaagagaagatgagctCTGCTTAAGGATAGATAgcttgaataaagaaaaagaagatctgCAGCAAAAGATTTCTAATCTTGAGGAACTTAACCAGCAGTCTCATGAGAATATTATGCAGTATCAAGTACAACTAAAGCAtgcagaagcagagaaagaggagtggatgGCCAAATTTGAAAGCTTAAGAGATTGTATTCCTGAACGAGACACAAGCACCCAACCAGCAGTGCAGTTAGGGTTCTCAGGGAGGGGAAGTAGTGCTGACCAGACATTTAGTAAAAGCCAGGAGAGACTTGGCATGTCAGGGATGGACCATGATAGTACTCAAGGCTTGGTACCAGGAACACCCATGAACAACCTTGGTTACCTTTGTGAATCGCCACATGCAACAGTGACAAATGGCACACAGTTTGACAAAACCATGGCAGATTTGCAGGCTCAGGTAAATTTAACATCGAAAGCTTTGCAAGACAAGGAGGAGCAGATTCAGAACCTTCAACACAGACTGAGCATTTATAAAGAAGAAGCGAGAGCTCCTTGCCTCAGTTCCTCATCAGTTAACTCTCAGGTAGCAGTTGAATCTGTGTTGGAGGATTCAGTTCCAGAATCAGTTTATAAGAAAAAGATTCATGACCTCCTTCAAAAGATAGAACAACTGCGGGTGTCAGGAGAGACTGAAGTTTGTGATAGCAACTCTGGAAAAAGTGCAGAAACCAACAGTTCAGAAATACAAATGATGACAGCTAAAGTCAAAAGCATGGAGTGTGAAGCTGAATCCAAAAATAGTGAGTTAGAGGAAGTTAAAACAAAAATGGGAGTTATGACTAAAGAGTTCCAGGAAAAGCAAAGACGATATGAGTCAAATGTCCGACTCTTAACCAGGAAGCTAAAAGAACACATGAAGGGACGCAAGTCAGCAGAGAAGGAGATGCAGACACAGGCTGAAGACCACCAACGTATTCTGAATGAGGAGCAACAAAGATATTCTGTGCTGAGGTGCAG ATACATAGAGCTTGAGGGTCGTAGTGAGGCATTGGAGGGTCAAGTGGCCAGTCTAGAGAGCGAGGTGGAAGAAGTACGCGGAGCTCTGGAGAGGTCTCGTGAGGAGGCCTATGATCATCACAACAATACCTTGCAGCTTCAGAAGGAGATTGGCAGACTTCAGG AACTTGGAAAGACTTCAGACAACCTACGGCAAGAAGTCCTGAGCCTCAAAGAAACCATTGCCCAGAGGGACCAACAGCTTAAGAAAATGGAGCTGGAATTGAGATTAGGCCAAGAAGAGCTCCAGAAGGCCCATTCCTCCTCAAGTACTGTCAGTGAGAAGATGGCAACAAAGGAGAAGGAGTTAGATGATGTCAGGCTTTTG AAGGAGCAGTTAGAGATTGAGATCCAAACCTTGAATCAGACGCTGAAGACAAAGGAACAAGATCTCTCAGGTGCAGAAGCACGCATAACAGAATTGGAAAGTAAAAATGCCCAGCTTCAAAACAGTGTGAAGGAAATTGATAGCAGAACACAACAGATATCATCAGAAAtgcagaaagtgaaagaggaaaagctTTTGTTAACTAATGAACTGCAGAACACAAAGACTCAGCTCCAAGACTCGGTAGCCAAAATTGCTGCATTTGAAAGCCAGATCATG GTGGTGGAAGGCCAACTAAAGGCAAGCTCTGAGGAAGTGAATCAGGTCAAAGAACAGCTGGATGCTAAAGTTGCCTCACACCAAATGACAGTAGAGCAATTGGAGCAGAGTGTTGCTCGTGCCAGGCAGGAGGTTGCAGCTCTTACTGCTCAGCTCAGCCAAGTGCAACGGGAAAGAGTCAGCTATCAGACGCAAGCGATGGAATTGCGTACAGCCTTACACACAGCTCTAGGGCAACTCAAA AtacaaaaagcagagagagaagcccAGGAAGCCGAAGAATCAACCATCAGCTCGGAGGCAGGGGtgattccttccccctcccctcttgacCTTACGTCACTCACTCAGCTGATGGAAAGATCTGCCCGTCCGCCCCGATCCACATTGCCGCTCACTAGTCTAGAGACCTGCCTTTCCTCCCTCAAGCAGGAAGTGGCTATACTTCAGACACAGTTACATAACAAACAAGAAGCTTTAGCTAGAGA ATCCATGCTGGATACAGCAGATGACCCCGTAGAAGAAGGCAAAGAACCAGTCCCAGTGCAGAAACCAGTAGATGATACTAACCAGTCCACAGTACAGGATATATAG